A window of Sphingomonas adhaesiva contains these coding sequences:
- a CDS encoding recombinase family protein translates to MVQHHPHCTRAHLRRKLVRRLARHSPFLSGVGASGKPGAVQIDIIVVYKVDRLTRSLLDFAKLVEAFDKAGTSFVSITQSFNTTTSMGRLTLNMLLSFAQFEREVTAERIRDKIAASKARGMWMGGVPPLGYKPNGRTLAIVEVEADLVRELFERYLNVGVVRQLAIGLERDGIRVPRRTTTSGKPLGGGWFTRGQLYQILRNPIYAGQIAHRELLYPGQHAAIIDDDTFRQAQELLASHIQGSRTRERASQPSPLAGKIVDASGEPLIAVHATKGNTRYRYYVSRALHHGESNTGLRVPAREIEQLVAGELVRLLADPLALAATAWLDITPDRLVALGERCAALTLALQRRQGGELIRLVEKVVIRDNGVDVLCSATGIAAALDTQLPDDAPATITLSSTARITRSGHTVRLVHNDGSTALPAPDACLIRLIVQARRWWDTLRSGGIGVTELARQEGVTRSYLCRIVRLAFLSPAVVEAILAGRQHAGLSVAALMPADAIAVSWEEQTKTMLPSERTSRSVSSK, encoded by the coding sequence ATGGTCCAGCACCATCCGCACTGCACGCGCGCGCACCTCAGGAGAAAACTTGTTCGTCGTCTTGCTCGTCATAGCCCCTTCCTCTCAGGAGTTGGGGCCTCCGGCAAACCCGGCGCGGTTCAGATCGACATCATCGTCGTCTACAAGGTCGACCGCCTTACCCGCTCGCTGCTCGACTTCGCCAAACTCGTCGAGGCGTTCGATAAGGCGGGCACCAGCTTCGTCAGCATCACCCAGTCGTTCAACACCACCACCAGCATGGGTCGGCTGACGCTCAACATGCTGCTCTCGTTCGCGCAGTTCGAGCGCGAGGTCACCGCCGAGCGCATCCGCGACAAGATCGCCGCCTCCAAGGCCAGGGGCATGTGGATGGGTGGTGTGCCGCCATTGGGGTATAAACCCAACGGCCGTACGCTCGCGATCGTCGAGGTGGAAGCCGATCTCGTCCGCGAACTATTTGAACGCTACCTCAACGTAGGTGTGGTGCGGCAACTGGCGATCGGCTTGGAGCGCGACGGGATCAGAGTGCCTCGTCGTACCACGACCAGCGGCAAGCCGCTCGGCGGCGGCTGGTTCACGCGAGGTCAGCTGTATCAGATCCTGCGCAACCCGATCTACGCCGGGCAGATCGCGCATCGCGAGCTCCTCTATCCGGGCCAGCATGCCGCGATCATCGATGATGACACCTTTCGGCAGGCACAGGAGCTGCTCGCCAGCCACATCCAGGGCAGCCGCACCCGCGAACGCGCCTCGCAGCCGAGCCCGCTCGCAGGCAAGATCGTCGACGCTTCAGGCGAGCCGTTAATCGCAGTGCATGCGACCAAGGGAAACACGCGCTACCGCTACTACGTCAGCCGCGCGCTTCACCATGGCGAGAGCAACACTGGCCTGCGTGTCCCGGCACGCGAGATCGAGCAACTGGTCGCAGGCGAACTGGTGCGGCTACTTGCCGACCCGCTGGCGCTGGCTGCCACCGCGTGGCTCGACATCACGCCGGATCGGCTGGTCGCGCTTGGCGAGCGCTGTGCGGCCCTCACCCTCGCGCTGCAACGTCGCCAGGGTGGTGAGCTCATCCGGCTCGTTGAGAAGGTGGTCATCCGGGATAACGGTGTCGATGTGCTTTGCTCCGCCACTGGCATTGCAGCCGCCCTGGACACCCAACTGCCGGACGACGCGCCAGCGACGATCACGCTCTCCTCTACCGCGCGTATCACGCGATCCGGGCACACCGTTCGGCTCGTCCACAATGATGGCAGCACCGCCCTGCCCGCCCCAGACGCTTGTCTGATCCGACTGATCGTGCAGGCGCGGCGCTGGTGGGACACTTTGAGAAGCGGCGGTATCGGCGTCACCGAACTTGCACGGCAGGAAGGTGTGACGCGATCCTACCTGTGCCGGATCGTACGGCTTGCCTTCCTCTCGCCTGCGGTCGTTGAGGCAATCCTCGCCGGGCGGCAGCATGCCGGGCTCAGCGTCGCCGCGCTGATGCCCGCAGATGCCATTGCCGTTTCGTGGGAAGAGCAGACGAAGACGATGTTGCCGAGTGAGCGAACCAGCCGCTCCGTCAGCTCAAAGTGA
- a CDS encoding SDR family oxidoreductase has translation MAGYIDKVVLITGASSGIGEATTRELAATRARLFIGARRAERLKALAEELGDAVSWCELDVTDGAHFDAFVEAAAARFGRVDVLVNNAGVMPLSPLAALKRDEWKRMVDVNIHGVLNGIAAVLPRFVAQRSGHVVNVASVAAHMVMPTAAVYCATKHAVRAITEGLRQEHDQVRSTLISPGVVATELGHDITDPEVAAALTGWRKKSLTPDAIARAVRYAIEQPEGVDINEVIVRPTAADM, from the coding sequence ATGGCAGGATATATCGACAAGGTCGTCCTCATCACCGGCGCGTCGAGCGGGATCGGCGAAGCTACTACGCGCGAACTGGCTGCGACCCGCGCGCGGCTATTCATCGGCGCGCGTCGCGCAGAGCGCCTGAAGGCACTGGCCGAGGAGTTGGGCGATGCCGTCTCCTGGTGCGAGCTCGACGTTACCGACGGCGCCCATTTCGACGCGTTCGTCGAGGCCGCCGCGGCCCGCTTCGGGCGTGTCGACGTATTGGTGAACAATGCGGGCGTGATGCCGCTATCGCCGCTCGCTGCGCTCAAGCGCGACGAGTGGAAGCGGATGGTCGACGTCAACATCCACGGCGTCCTCAATGGCATCGCCGCGGTCCTGCCGCGGTTCGTGGCGCAGCGGAGCGGCCATGTCGTCAATGTCGCCTCGGTCGCTGCGCACATGGTGATGCCGACCGCCGCGGTTTATTGCGCCACCAAGCATGCCGTGCGCGCCATTACCGAGGGGCTGCGGCAGGAGCATGACCAGGTCCGCTCAACTTTGATCTCGCCGGGCGTCGTCGCGACCGAGTTGGGTCATGACATCACCGATCCGGAGGTCGCTGCGGCACTGACTGGATGGCGGAAGAAGTCGCTGACACCGGACGCGATCGCACGCGCCGTTCGCTACGCCATCGAGCAGCCAGAGGGTGTCGACATCAACGAGGTGATCGTACGCCCAACCGCAGCGGACATGTGA